A section of the Tenrec ecaudatus isolate mTenEca1 chromosome 10, mTenEca1.hap1, whole genome shotgun sequence genome encodes:
- the ENHO gene encoding adropin, which produces MGAAISQGALIAIVCNGLVGLLLLLLWVILCWACHSRSTDIDSLSESSPNSSPGPCPEKAPPPQKPSHEGSYLLQP; this is translated from the coding sequence ATGGGGGCAGCCATCTCCCAGGGGGCCCTCATCGCCATCGTCTGCAATGGCCTTGTaggcctcttgctgctgctgctctgggtCATCCTCTGCTGGGCCTGCCATTCCCGATCCACTGACATTGACTCCCTCTCCGAATCCAGTCCCAACTCCAGCCCCGGCCCCTGTCCTGAGAAGGCGCCCCCTCCCCAGAAGCCCAGCCATGAAGGCAGCTACCTGCTGCAGCCCTGA